In Quercus robur chromosome 10, dhQueRobu3.1, whole genome shotgun sequence, a genomic segment contains:
- the LOC126702853 gene encoding probably inactive leucine-rich repeat receptor-like protein kinase At5g48380 has translation MGPNAYVIDLPHDYGISSSFNIEDLVAYKSPTTIPDTPFDESLPNPIDAPIPTPLPLNLPYAHKESIDAILDEQIVSTRDGEVHRFLVRWRGRPDSDCTWITRDELLRLDPDLLEYYQSSSDFHSTGSSSSHPGGVGADTSTTITAESFANNKNVCGKPVEPCPTQKRGLKFDFSFQCGFLVGYVVSAISVMTIFVSHYVVCMNERKTDKKMTLSKERSTKNENKEADQSGKLFDPQNSQLEGIVAKMNFTKLSEATDDFIIDNVIGMGKVGVMYKAVLPNGSLLAVKRLHGSESFEKQFISELLALGTLRHNNIVPLLGFCRERKEKLLVYQYISNGNLYDWLHAKEGTDKILAWPLRIKIAIGIASGLAWLHHGGISE, from the exons ATGGGCCCAAATGCATATGTCATTGACCTCCCTCATGATTATGGTATTAGCTCCTCCTTTAATATTGAGGATCTAGTTGCTTATAAAAGCCCCACAACTATTCCTGATACCCCTTTTGATGAGTCTTTGCCTAATCCTATTGATGCCCCTATTCCCACTCCTTTACCCTTAAATTTGCCCTATGCACATAAAGAATCTATTGATGCTATTTTAGATGAGCAGATTGTTTCTACCAGGGATGGAGAAGTTCACCGTTTCTTAGTTCGGTGGCGAGGGCGACCAGATTCTGATTGCACATGGATTACTCGAGATGAGCTATTGCGACTGGATCCTGATTTGCTGGAGTACTATCAGAGCTCTTCAGATTTCCACTCGACGGGGTCGAGTTCTTCTCACCCGGGGGGAGTTGGTGCGGACACGAG TACCACGATTACAGCTGAGAGCTTTGCTAACAATAAGAACGTTTGTGGAAAGCCTGTAGAACCCTGTCCAACTCAAAAGCGTGGACTGAAATTCGACTTTTCATTCCAATGTGGGTTTCTAGTTGGTTATGTGGTTTCTGCAATTTCAGTAATGACTATTTTTGTGTCCCATTATGTGGTTTGCATGAATGAAAGGAAAACGGATAAGAAGATGACACTGTCAAAGGAAAGGAGTACTAAGAACGAGAATAAAGAAGCTGATCAA AGTGGCAAATTATTTGATCCACAGAATTCTCAGTTGGAGGGAATAGTTGCTAAAATGAACTTTACAAAACTTAGTGAGGCAACTGATGATTTCATCATAGACAACGTCATTGGGATGGGAAAGGTTGGGGTGATGTACAAAGCAGTTCTTCCAAATGGTTCACTCCTTGCAGTTAAGAGGTTACATGGCTCTGAATCATTTGAAAAACAATTCATAAGTGAGCTATTGGCACTGGGTACATTGAGACACAATAACATAGTTCCCCTCTTGGGATTTTGCAGAGAAAGGAAGGAAAAGCTTCTAGTGTACCAATATATATCAAATGGCAATCTTTATGATTGGCTACACGCAAAGGAAGGCACTGATAAGATCTTGGCATGGCCTTTGAGGATTAAAATTGCAATCGGGATAGCTAGTGGCTTGGCATGGCTTCACCACGGTGGGATTTCAGAGTAG